GGCTCTTAATCCAGCCCGAGCCCATACTGCCGAAGCCGGCGCCGTCGGGCCCGGGCATCGGGCATGATCTTCTCCAGGGCCTGCCAGAAGCCGGGCTGATGGTTATGGATCCTGGTGTGGACCAACTCGTGCAGCAGTACATAATCGCGCAGTTCCCGGGGCAGGACGGCAAGCTTGATATTCAGGCTGATATTGTTGCTTGCCGAACAGCTTCCCCAGCGGGTCTTCTGTTTGCGGATGGTGACTTTTTCATAATCGAATCCGTACAGCAGGGCCAGTTCCGCCAACCGGGCGGTCAGTTGTCGCGCCGCGGCTCCAGGGTCATTCACCCTGAGCCGTTGCCGCATTGCCTCCTGCCTGGGGGCGATCTCCGCCATCCGGGCAAGATGGTTGCGGATCCACTCCCCTTGTTCCGTCACCACTGCCTTGGCCCGGTCCAGCGAGACCCCGCGCGGCACTGCCACCCGGACCCGGCCCGGGCCGCGCACTGAGATATTAATCCGCCGGGCCCTGGAACTTGCCGCAAAAAGCACCAGGCCGATGCCCTTGATGTCGAGTTCTCTGTCCTGGTTCATGGTTATCTGCCAGAGGCGGTAATATGGAATATTAGCCCGATCCGTCACGGATTCAGCAAAGCCGGAAGCAAGGGCGGCTCAGGCGGCTGCCCCGGCATCGCGGACAACGGCCGGGCCGGGTAAACCGGCGCCGGTCGTGAAAGACAAAGCCGCAGCCCTGGCAGCGACTGGGGGTCACTGCCAGGGTGCGGCCGTGGGCTTGAACGGAATGGGCGATGTGTTCCAGGTGTCCGGCAACCTCCTTTTCCCGGATGCCCAGGGCCTGGGAGATATCAAGGGCGGTCGCCTCCTGGACGAGCAGCAGGTCGATGATCTGTTGACGGACGGTCTGTTGCCGTTCCAGGACCGGAGTATCCATGATTTCTCCACGATCCCAGCCCCTGCCGGTCCAGCCCGGCGGGGCCGGATGTAAGCGTTCACCAGCACCTCATCTTCGCCCATCTGGGCCTGCTCGAATAGCGCCAGTATGCTTCGCTGTCCCAAATGAACGAATCTAAGGCACTGGTAAACGCTTACGGGCATGAGGTTACCGTAATTCCATACCCCCGGTGAACGGTTACGGCCGGATAAGAGCCTCTACAGTTCAAACGAGGTGTGTACAGCCACTCGAACCCTACGCCCCACCCACGCTTTTCGCAGATGTTAAGGCCAGAGGCTCCAGCCCGGCGGGGCCGGATAAGAGCCTCTACAGTTCGAACAAGGTGTGTACAGCCACTCGAACCCTGCGCCCCACCCACGCTTTTCGCAGATGTTAAGGCCA
This genomic interval from Desulfobacterales bacterium contains the following:
- a CDS encoding M48 family metallopeptidase, producing the protein MNQDRELDIKGIGLVLFAASSRARRINISVRGPGRVRVAVPRGVSLDRAKAVVTEQGEWIRNHLARMAEIAPRQEAMRQRLRVNDPGAAARQLTARLAELALLYGFDYEKVTIRKQKTRWGSCSASNNISLNIKLAVLPRELRDYVLLHELVHTRIHNHQPGFWQALEKIMPDARARRRRLRQYGLGLD
- a CDS encoding transcriptional regulator; the encoded protein is MDTPVLERQQTVRQQIIDLLLVQEATALDISQALGIREKEVAGHLEHIAHSVQAHGRTLAVTPSRCQGCGFVFHDRRRFTRPGRCPRCRGSRLSRPCFRLC